The Elusimicrobiota bacterium sequence CTTGTTGACGACGAAGATGTCCCCGATCTCCATGGCGCCGGCTTTCATCGCCTGGATCTCGTCGCCCATCGACGGCGTGGTGACGTAGAGGACGGTGTCGGCGACGGAGGCGATCTCGACCTCGTCCTGGCCGGTGCCGACGGTCTCGATGAGGATCTTGTCGCAGCCGAGGGTCTCGAGCACGTGGATCGCGCCGAAGATCGCGTAGGTCAGGCCGCCGATCATGCCGCGCGAGGCGAGCGAGCGGATGAACACGCCCGGGTCGGTCGCGTGCTCCATGACGCGCAGGCGGTCCCCCAGAAAGGCCCCTCCGGAGATGGAGGAGGACGGGTCCACCATGAGGACGCCGACCTTGAGCTTCTGGGCGCGGTAGTGGGCGATGAGGCGGCCGGTCAACGAGGACTTGCCGGCGCCGGGAGGCCCCGATACGCCGACCTTCTGCGCGGAGCCGGAGGCCTTGAAGAACTCCTTGGCCAGGGCCTCGGAGCCGGGGTCGTCGTTGACGACGACGGTCAAGGCGCGGGAGGCCGCCGCGTGGTCGCCTCGACGCACGCGCTTG is a genomic window containing:
- the meaB gene encoding methylmalonyl Co-A mutase-associated GTPase MeaB, whose protein sequence is MELVKRVRRGDHAAASRALTVVVNDDPGSEALAKEFFKASGSAQKVGVSGPPGAGKSSLTGRLIAHYRAQKLKVGVLMVDPSSSISGGAFLGDRLRVMEHATDPGVFIRSLASRGMIGGLTYAIFGAIHVLETLGCDKILIETVGTGQDEVEIASVADTVLYVTTPSMGDEIQAMKAGAMEIGDIFVVNKADLAGKDKAVADLKAALGLGHSAGQAMKAWEPPVLATSAKTGEGIPELAAALDGHWTHLRASGEGRVRLKSQHGTELQFWIQRRVIKSALDRVTDKILEDMVSRKTDPASVGRRLLEA